One genomic window of Branchiostoma lanceolatum isolate klBraLanc5 chromosome 5, klBraLanc5.hap2, whole genome shotgun sequence includes the following:
- the LOC136434520 gene encoding asparagine synthetase [glutamine-hydrolyzing]-like isoform X1 encodes MCGIWALFGGGENVAEQCSCAQKIAHRGPDCFRLESVRHFDRCVLGFHRLCINDGEHGMQPMRIRKYPHLWLCCNGEIYNHKQLRDQFGFDCETECDCEIILHLYERGGVQFAAEQLDGVFAFVLLDTNRRQVCFARDTFGVRPLFSLKEGNNVLAVCSEVKGLIGMIKKPQNGGAKPTIKAFPPGCYEVCDMSDGGRATPKEHGRFHAIGDMPKYNVMAKPSTTSLRIHLPVTKNQNHLDMIRLLLEAAVQKRLMSERRVGCLLSGGLDSSLIAALLTKNAAKAGITYPIQTYSIGMEGSPDIAAARKVAKHIGSEHHEVTMTRREVLGAIDEIIYCLESYDILSVRASMGNYLLARYIKRETDSVVIYSGEGSDELTWGYINFKKAPTLEAADAEGRRLLEELYLYDVLRSDRNTAAHGLEVRVPFLDHAFTSYYLSLAPELRRSRGGVEKFLLREAFSGTGLLPEDILWRPKEGFSDGTSPADNPLHLLIRDFVQNKVTDEMMENATKRFSVNPPQSKEVYYYRQVFERHYPGRADLIPAYWSPKWTGSKDPCARTYANYKNNDI; translated from the exons ATGTGTGGTATTTGGGCGTTATTCGGCGGCGGTGAGAACGTTGCAGAGCAGTGCTCATGCGCGCAGAAGATCGCCCACCGAGGCCCCGACTGTTTCCGCCTGGAGAGCGTGCGGCACTTCGACCGGTGTGTGCTGGGGTTCCACCGCCTGTGCATCAACGACGGCGAACACGGCATGCAGCCCATGCGGATCAGGAAGTACCCGCACCTGTGGCTGTGCTGCAACGGAGAGATCTACAACCACAAGCAG CTTCGTGATCAGTTCGGGTTTGACTGTGAAACCGAGTGTGACTGTGAGATCATCCTACACTTGTATGAGAGGGGCGGAGTGCAGTTCGCCGCAGAACAGCTAGATGGCGTATTCGCCTTCGTGCTCCTGGACACCAACCGACGACAG GTGTGCTTTGCGCGGGACACGTTCGGCGTGCGTCCCCTGTTCAGTTTGAAGGAGGGGAACAACGTGTTAGCGGTGTGTTCGGAAGTCAAGG GTCTGATTGGCATGATAAAGAAACCACAAAACGGGGGTGCGAAACCCACCATCAAGGCGTTTCCCCCTGGTTGTTACGAAGTCTGCGATATGAGTGACGGAGGCAGAGCTACACCGAAGGAACATGGACGGTTCCACGCCATCGGAGACATGCCGAAGTACAACGTCATGGCCAAGCCCTCCA CGACTTCACTTCGCATTCATTTGCCAGTGACCAAAAATCAGAACCATCTGGACATGATCCGACTGCTCCTTGAGGCCGCCGTGCAGAAGAGGCTGATGTCGGAAAGGAGGGTTGGCTGTCTGCTATCAG GTGGCCTGGACTCCAGTCTAATAGCAGCCTTGCTCACGAAGAACGCTGCGAAGGCCGGGATCACCTACCCCATCCAGACGTACAGCATCGGCATGGAGGGCAGTCCGGACATCGCTGCCGCTAGGAAG GTTGCCAAGCACATCGGCTCGGAGCATCACGAGGTAACCATGACTCGGCGGGAGGTCCTGGGCGCCATTGACGAGATCATCTACTGTCTGGAGAGCTATGACATCCTCTCTGTCAGGGCCTCCATGG GTAACTACCTGTTGGCCCGCTACATCAAAAGGGAGACCGACTCTGTGGTGATCTACTCTGGTGAGGGGTCAGACGAATTGACCTGGGGGTACATCAACTTCAAGAAG GCCCCAACCCTTGAAGCTGCCGACGCGGAGGGGCGAAGGCTGCTGGAGGAACTGTACCTGTATGATGTGCTGCGATCTGACAGGAACACTGCGGCTCATGG CTTGGAGGTCCGCGTCCCGTTCCTGGATCACGCCTTCACCAGCTACTACCTGTCCCTGGCCCCGGAGCTGCGCAGATCGCGGGGCGGAGTGGAGAAGTTCCTCCTGCGGGAGGCGTTCAGCGGGACGGGCCTGCTGCCCGAGGACATTCTGTGGCGCCCGAAGGAAGGGTTCAGCGACGGGACGTCTCCAGCAGACAACCCGCTACATCTGTTGATCCGGGATTTTGTGCAGAACAAG GTTACAGATGAGATGATGGAAAACGCAACTAAGAGGTTCTCAGTTAACCCTCCTCAGTCCAAGGAGGTCTACTACTACCGTCAGGTGTTTGAGAGGCACTACCCCGGCAGGGCGGACCTCATACCCGCCTACTGGTCACCCAAGTGGACCGGGAGCAAAGATCCCTGCGCTAGAACCTACGCTAACTACAAGAATAACGACATTTAA
- the LOC136434520 gene encoding asparagine synthetase [glutamine-hydrolyzing]-like isoform X2, which yields MCGIWALFGGGENVAEQCSCAQKIAHRGPDCFRLESVRHFDRCVLGFHRLCINDGEHGMQPMRIRKYPHLWLCCNGEIYNHKQLRDQFGFDCETECDCEIILHLYERGGVQFAAEQLDGVFAFVLLDTNRRQVCFARDTFGVRPLFSLKEGNNVLAVCSEVKGLIGMIKKPQNGGAKPTIKAFPPGCYEVCDMSDGGRATPKEHGRFHAIGDMPKYNVMAKPSMTKNQNHLDMIRLLLEAAVQKRLMSERRVGCLLSGGLDSSLIAALLTKNAAKAGITYPIQTYSIGMEGSPDIAAARKVAKHIGSEHHEVTMTRREVLGAIDEIIYCLESYDILSVRASMGNYLLARYIKRETDSVVIYSGEGSDELTWGYINFKKAPTLEAADAEGRRLLEELYLYDVLRSDRNTAAHGLEVRVPFLDHAFTSYYLSLAPELRRSRGGVEKFLLREAFSGTGLLPEDILWRPKEGFSDGTSPADNPLHLLIRDFVQNKVTDEMMENATKRFSVNPPQSKEVYYYRQVFERHYPGRADLIPAYWSPKWTGSKDPCARTYANYKNNDI from the exons ATGTGTGGTATTTGGGCGTTATTCGGCGGCGGTGAGAACGTTGCAGAGCAGTGCTCATGCGCGCAGAAGATCGCCCACCGAGGCCCCGACTGTTTCCGCCTGGAGAGCGTGCGGCACTTCGACCGGTGTGTGCTGGGGTTCCACCGCCTGTGCATCAACGACGGCGAACACGGCATGCAGCCCATGCGGATCAGGAAGTACCCGCACCTGTGGCTGTGCTGCAACGGAGAGATCTACAACCACAAGCAG CTTCGTGATCAGTTCGGGTTTGACTGTGAAACCGAGTGTGACTGTGAGATCATCCTACACTTGTATGAGAGGGGCGGAGTGCAGTTCGCCGCAGAACAGCTAGATGGCGTATTCGCCTTCGTGCTCCTGGACACCAACCGACGACAG GTGTGCTTTGCGCGGGACACGTTCGGCGTGCGTCCCCTGTTCAGTTTGAAGGAGGGGAACAACGTGTTAGCGGTGTGTTCGGAAGTCAAGG GTCTGATTGGCATGATAAAGAAACCACAAAACGGGGGTGCGAAACCCACCATCAAGGCGTTTCCCCCTGGTTGTTACGAAGTCTGCGATATGAGTGACGGAGGCAGAGCTACACCGAAGGAACATGGACGGTTCCACGCCATCGGAGACATGCCGAAGTACAACGTCATGGCCAAGCCCTCCA TGACCAAAAATCAGAACCATCTGGACATGATCCGACTGCTCCTTGAGGCCGCCGTGCAGAAGAGGCTGATGTCGGAAAGGAGGGTTGGCTGTCTGCTATCAG GTGGCCTGGACTCCAGTCTAATAGCAGCCTTGCTCACGAAGAACGCTGCGAAGGCCGGGATCACCTACCCCATCCAGACGTACAGCATCGGCATGGAGGGCAGTCCGGACATCGCTGCCGCTAGGAAG GTTGCCAAGCACATCGGCTCGGAGCATCACGAGGTAACCATGACTCGGCGGGAGGTCCTGGGCGCCATTGACGAGATCATCTACTGTCTGGAGAGCTATGACATCCTCTCTGTCAGGGCCTCCATGG GTAACTACCTGTTGGCCCGCTACATCAAAAGGGAGACCGACTCTGTGGTGATCTACTCTGGTGAGGGGTCAGACGAATTGACCTGGGGGTACATCAACTTCAAGAAG GCCCCAACCCTTGAAGCTGCCGACGCGGAGGGGCGAAGGCTGCTGGAGGAACTGTACCTGTATGATGTGCTGCGATCTGACAGGAACACTGCGGCTCATGG CTTGGAGGTCCGCGTCCCGTTCCTGGATCACGCCTTCACCAGCTACTACCTGTCCCTGGCCCCGGAGCTGCGCAGATCGCGGGGCGGAGTGGAGAAGTTCCTCCTGCGGGAGGCGTTCAGCGGGACGGGCCTGCTGCCCGAGGACATTCTGTGGCGCCCGAAGGAAGGGTTCAGCGACGGGACGTCTCCAGCAGACAACCCGCTACATCTGTTGATCCGGGATTTTGTGCAGAACAAG GTTACAGATGAGATGATGGAAAACGCAACTAAGAGGTTCTCAGTTAACCCTCCTCAGTCCAAGGAGGTCTACTACTACCGTCAGGTGTTTGAGAGGCACTACCCCGGCAGGGCGGACCTCATACCCGCCTACTGGTCACCCAAGTGGACCGGGAGCAAAGATCCCTGCGCTAGAACCTACGCTAACTACAAGAATAACGACATTTAA